In one window of Leifsonia sp. NPDC080035 DNA:
- the raiA gene encoding ribosome-associated translation inhibitor RaiA — MDINIVGRNLGITDRFREYATEKSDKVAHLAERAISFEIKVSRHNEKLGSQNGDDRVELTLVGPRAVVRSEATGTDKYAAFDIALGKLLERVRRAKDRRKVHRGQHRPTSLREASTDGFSAVGLAAAPVSVLDQVRTGSTPVVSDEQAEAVEADEEYCPVVIRHKVFASVPMTVDDALYYMELVGHDFYLFVDQETKRPSVVYRRKGWDYGVIALDDEAEELQEVATAERKLG; from the coding sequence ATGGACATCAACATCGTCGGACGCAACCTGGGAATCACTGATCGCTTCCGTGAATACGCGACCGAGAAGTCGGACAAGGTCGCGCATCTGGCGGAGCGGGCCATCTCCTTCGAGATCAAGGTCAGCCGCCACAACGAGAAGCTCGGATCCCAGAACGGCGACGACCGGGTCGAGTTGACGCTCGTCGGACCGAGGGCCGTCGTACGGTCCGAGGCGACGGGGACCGACAAGTACGCCGCGTTCGACATCGCGCTCGGGAAGCTTCTCGAGCGTGTCCGGAGAGCCAAGGACAGGCGCAAGGTGCATCGCGGGCAGCATCGCCCGACGTCCCTGCGCGAGGCGAGCACGGACGGCTTCAGCGCGGTCGGCCTCGCAGCGGCGCCCGTGTCGGTGCTCGACCAGGTCCGCACCGGGAGCACACCCGTGGTCTCCGACGAGCAGGCGGAGGCGGTGGAGGCGGACGAGGAGTACTGCCCGGTCGTGATCCGCCACAAGGTGTTCGCCAGCGTCCCGATGACGGTGGACGACGCGCTCTACTACATGGAGCTCGTCGGGCACGACTTCTACCTGTTCGTGGACCAGGAGACCAAGCGACCGAGCGTCGTCTACCGCCGCAAGGGCTGGGACTACGGCGTGATCGCGCTGGACGACGAGGCCGAGGAGCTGCAGGAGGTGGCGACGGCGGAGCGCAAGCTCGGCTGA
- a CDS encoding phosphoribosyltransferase family protein, whose protein sequence is MTTTNLLPPAVHDALLDAAAILLPVRCAGCAAPDRAVCDRCSLALEAHPSRTELGSLGVWAALDYEGVARAVLLAYKERGRTDAAPALAAALRPAVVAAQREHAAVTAATAATAETADPRPSARGSALLPVLIPSTRQAWRTRGYHPTGLVLARSRILVPPLWHALRLTRQTADQAGMSGAARAANREASMVASPRLRGRACLLVDDIVTTGATLLEAAKAIRSAGGTVAGAAAIARTPLRSG, encoded by the coding sequence ATGACAACGACGAATCTCCTCCCGCCGGCCGTCCACGACGCACTGCTCGATGCGGCAGCGATCCTGCTCCCCGTCCGCTGCGCCGGTTGCGCGGCACCCGACCGCGCCGTGTGCGACCGCTGCTCCCTGGCCCTCGAGGCGCACCCGAGCCGGACCGAGCTCGGCTCGCTCGGGGTGTGGGCGGCTCTGGACTATGAGGGCGTCGCCCGCGCGGTGCTCCTGGCCTACAAGGAGAGGGGGCGCACCGACGCCGCGCCGGCCCTCGCCGCTGCGCTGCGACCCGCGGTCGTGGCCGCGCAGCGGGAGCACGCCGCGGTCACCGCGGCGACGGCGGCGACCGCGGAGACTGCGGATCCGCGGCCATCGGCCCGGGGCTCGGCACTGCTCCCGGTGCTCATCCCGTCGACCCGGCAGGCATGGCGCACGCGTGGGTACCATCCGACCGGCCTGGTGCTCGCCCGCTCGCGGATCCTCGTCCCGCCGCTGTGGCACGCGCTGCGGCTGACCAGGCAGACGGCCGACCAGGCTGGGATGAGCGGGGCGGCACGCGCGGCCAACCGCGAGGCCAGCATGGTCGCGAGCCCGCGCCTGCGCGGCCGCGCGTGCCTGCTGGTCGACGACATCGTCACCACGGGCGCGACCCTACTCGAAGCGGCCAAAGCGATCCGCAGCGCGGGCGGCACGGTGGCCGGAGCGGCGGCGATCGCGCGCACCCCGCTGCGTTCGGGCTGA